A single region of the Rathayibacter rathayi genome encodes:
- a CDS encoding ParA family protein: MHVLSVSSLKGGVGKTTVTLGLASAAFSKGLRTLVVDLDPQSDVSTGMDINVAGHLNIADVLTSPKEKIVRSAIAPSGWTKEHHGTIDVLIGSPSAINFDGPHPSIRDIWKLEEALASVEADYDLVLIDCAPSLNALTRTAWAASDRVAVVTEPGLFSVAAADRALRAIEEIRRGLSPRLQPLGIIVNRARVQSLEHQFRIKELRDMFGPLVLSPQLPERTSLQQAQGAAKPVHVWPGESAQEMAHNFDLLLDRVIRTGRIGEQVPAAK; encoded by the coding sequence CGTGAGCTCCCTCAAGGGCGGCGTCGGCAAGACCACGGTGACCCTCGGCCTTGCATCCGCGGCGTTCTCGAAGGGCCTGCGAACGCTGGTCGTCGACCTCGATCCCCAGTCCGACGTGTCGACCGGAATGGACATCAACGTCGCCGGTCACCTCAACATCGCCGATGTCCTGACGTCGCCGAAGGAGAAGATCGTCCGTTCGGCGATTGCCCCCTCCGGCTGGACCAAGGAGCACCACGGCACGATCGACGTGCTGATCGGCAGCCCCTCCGCGATCAACTTCGATGGACCGCACCCCAGCATCCGCGACATCTGGAAGCTCGAGGAGGCCCTCGCCAGCGTCGAGGCCGACTACGACCTCGTCCTGATCGACTGCGCTCCCTCGCTCAACGCGCTCACCCGCACCGCCTGGGCGGCGAGTGACCGCGTGGCCGTCGTCACTGAGCCCGGCCTGTTCTCGGTGGCCGCCGCCGATCGTGCCCTGCGTGCGATCGAGGAGATCCGCCGTGGCCTGAGCCCGCGCTTGCAGCCGCTCGGCATCATCGTCAACCGTGCTCGCGTGCAGTCGCTCGAGCACCAGTTCCGCATCAAGGAGCTGCGCGACATGTTCGGGCCGCTCGTGCTCAGCCCGCAGCTGCCCGAGCGGACCTCGCTTCAGCAGGCGCAGGGCGCAGCGAAGCCCGTCCACGTCTGGCCCGGCGAGAGCGCGCAGGAGATGGCGCACAACTTCGACCTGCTGCTCGACCGCGTCATCCGCACCGGCCGTATCGGTGAGC